A window of Hippoglossus stenolepis isolate QCI-W04-F060 chromosome 16, HSTE1.2, whole genome shotgun sequence contains these coding sequences:
- the hoatz gene encoding cilia- and flagella-associated protein HOATZ: MSVHPEDLDQFFTVFDGSAPEDVSHARQLWSSMSMLPPLESRLLLSADIRQRLPVSRPQRGSTAAAGPRTSSASETPSAPALRQRREERQRYEAMADQRREILALLRRRREQRIQKELLSEPFKPKVKLGGGNALKVHQSSDCEMDAELVKQLQ; this comes from the coding sequence ATGTCTGTTCACCCGGAGGATTTGGATCAATTCTTCACGGTGTTTGACGGCTCTGCTCCGGAGGACGTGTCCCACGCCCGGCAGCTGTGGAGCTCCATGTCCATGCTGCCGCCGCTCGAGTCCCGGCTGCTGCTGTCGGCTGATATCCGACAGAGGCTGCCGGTGTCCCGGCCGCAGCGCGGCAGCACCGCGGCTGCAGGACCCCGGACCTCCAGTGCCTCGGAGACACCGAGCGCCCCGGCTCTGCGGCAGCGACGGGAGGAGAGGCAGCGGTACGAGGCCATGGCCGATCAGAGGAGGGAGATCCTGGCTCTGCTGAGGAGGCGGAGGGAGCAGAGGATCCAGAAGGAGCTGCTGTCTGAGCCCTTTAAACCGAAGGTGAAGCTCGGAGGAGGAAATGCGCTGAAAGTGCACCAGAGTTCAGACTGTGAGATGGACGCGGAGCTGGTGAAACAGCTGCAGTAG